The following coding sequences are from one Paenibacillus sp. JDR-2 window:
- a CDS encoding deoxyribonuclease IV, whose translation MYIGRHLSIKEGYASAAKAAYSGGINAFQYFPKNPRSLGLKSFDRREAERCAELCKQYDILTIAHSPYPTNLASEREDVRQRTVESLLNDLDIANSCGSIGVVVHFGVYKGKEPLAGYQSIIQSLNEVTSRWNGNAKLLIEIQSGEHTFMGTTIEELAQIRGLCAEPAKLAFCLDTCHMFASGLWHGETDAEWLKKAVSLGVLEHVAAVHFNDSMFAAGARRDRHAALGSGHIGEAGLKWLMSVPALAGVPFILETPSDEDGSYGRQLNLMREWGT comes from the coding sequence ATGTACATCGGCCGTCATCTCAGCATAAAGGAAGGCTATGCCTCCGCCGCCAAAGCCGCCTATTCGGGCGGCATTAATGCTTTTCAGTATTTTCCGAAAAACCCCCGCAGCCTTGGACTTAAATCCTTCGACCGGAGAGAGGCTGAGCGCTGCGCGGAACTGTGCAAGCAGTACGATATACTGACCATCGCGCATTCCCCCTATCCGACGAATCTGGCTTCGGAACGGGAGGATGTTCGCCAGCGTACCGTTGAATCCTTGCTTAATGATCTGGATATTGCAAACAGCTGCGGCTCCATTGGCGTTGTCGTTCATTTTGGCGTCTATAAAGGGAAAGAACCGCTTGCCGGTTACCAATCCATTATTCAATCGCTGAATGAAGTGACAAGCAGGTGGAACGGGAATGCCAAGCTGCTGATTGAGATTCAATCTGGCGAGCATACGTTTATGGGGACGACCATTGAGGAGTTAGCCCAAATCCGGGGATTATGCGCGGAGCCTGCGAAGCTGGCTTTTTGTCTGGATACCTGCCATATGTTTGCGAGCGGTTTATGGCATGGTGAGACTGATGCGGAATGGCTGAAGAAAGCCGTCTCATTAGGGGTGCTGGAGCATGTTGCGGCTGTGCACTTCAATGACTCGATGTTCGCGGCTGGCGCACGGCGGGACCGGCATGCGGCGCTTGGGAGCGGCCATATCGGCGAAGCAGGACTGAAGTGGCTGATGTCCGTGCCCGCACTTGCTGGCGTTCCTTTTATACTGGAAACGCCTTCAGACGAAGACGGTTCTTATGGAAGACAATTAAACCTGATGCGCGAATGGGGGACATGA
- a CDS encoding serine/threonine-protein kinase: MQNEGRLIHLESGMILGERYTLVGKLGSGGMGDVYAAEDLKLQGKLRAIKVTDSDRASEEARMLMRLSHPNLPHIMDSFTLTGYGAEAIVMDYIHGVTLGELFNRHNRQLSFGEAIKLALPICSALVYLHSQFPPIIHRDLKPSNIMVENNGHVRLIDFGIAKSRTALQTQTTMKLGTPGFAAPEQHMGRSETRTDIYGFGALLYYLLSEGSYLNHAEMMNRSNRFIRGLRTDVPSRFADLLWRMVQPRIEDRYNTMVEVERELHACAGIAANRDIPVRFAGTSKLVQGGNPEDCRTMKIAVVPVSSGAGATFVAITLAKLLANGGIPCAAAEFPSERPEWAALLRSNMRGRDQLEDRYYSWNEQGVWWHAQKHPVTQDYRDELDKLQLRLRAKEIAVSVTDVSVGALIHHKEWLLQSELVLVVADPYPSRWKADQILELEQISRKLEARGASLKWIANKDAKFSGRNEWIGMMPELPIAAVPLLPATDWLDAIWHGKWATDIKAMGKPLEKAFKPLLDFISHEMQRNAAHVRF; the protein is encoded by the coding sequence ATGCAAAATGAAGGCAGGTTGATTCATCTCGAATCCGGAATGATACTCGGAGAGCGGTACACTCTGGTAGGGAAGCTTGGAAGCGGGGGGATGGGGGATGTGTACGCCGCGGAGGATTTGAAGCTTCAAGGGAAGCTGCGCGCGATTAAAGTGACGGATTCAGACCGCGCATCAGAGGAAGCTAGAATGCTGATGCGACTCAGTCATCCGAATCTGCCTCATATTATGGACAGCTTTACACTAACGGGTTATGGAGCTGAAGCCATCGTTATGGACTATATCCATGGAGTGACGCTGGGAGAACTGTTCAACCGGCATAATCGGCAGCTTTCTTTCGGGGAAGCAATAAAGCTTGCGCTGCCGATTTGCTCGGCGCTTGTTTACTTGCATAGCCAATTTCCGCCAATCATTCATCGTGATCTTAAGCCTTCGAATATCATGGTTGAAAACAACGGACATGTCCGGCTTATCGATTTTGGAATCGCCAAATCTAGAACCGCCTTGCAGACGCAGACGACCATGAAGCTGGGAACGCCGGGATTTGCAGCTCCTGAGCAGCATATGGGACGGAGCGAGACCCGGACTGACATATACGGATTTGGTGCCTTGCTCTATTACTTGCTCAGCGAAGGGAGTTACTTAAACCATGCAGAAATGATGAACCGAAGCAACAGGTTTATCCGGGGATTACGGACAGATGTTCCAAGCCGGTTCGCCGATTTGCTGTGGAGAATGGTTCAGCCCCGTATCGAGGACCGGTATAATACGATGGTTGAGGTGGAGAGGGAACTGCATGCTTGTGCCGGTATTGCGGCTAATAGAGACATTCCTGTCCGTTTTGCCGGAACTTCCAAGCTCGTTCAAGGAGGTAATCCGGAAGATTGCCGTACGATGAAGATTGCGGTCGTTCCGGTCTCATCCGGAGCGGGGGCCACGTTTGTGGCCATTACCCTGGCAAAGCTGCTTGCAAATGGCGGAATCCCTTGCGCTGCCGCTGAATTTCCTTCCGAACGGCCTGAATGGGCGGCATTGCTGCGAAGTAATATGAGAGGACGAGATCAGCTGGAAGACAGGTATTATAGCTGGAACGAGCAGGGGGTATGGTGGCATGCCCAGAAGCATCCGGTTACCCAAGACTATAGAGATGAGCTGGATAAGCTTCAGCTGCGATTAAGAGCGAAGGAAATTGCCGTGTCCGTTACCGATGTATCCGTCGGAGCGTTAATCCATCACAAGGAATGGCTGCTCCAATCAGAACTTGTGCTTGTTGTAGCCGATCCCTATCCATCGAGGTGGAAGGCGGATCAAATTCTGGAGCTGGAGCAAATAAGCAGGAAGCTTGAAGCTCGCGGTGCTTCCCTGAAGTGGATCGCCAACAAGGATGCAAAATTTTCTGGCAGGAACGAATGGATCGGAATGATGCCCGAACTTCCGATTGCCGCTGTTCCGCTGCTGCCGGCAACCGATTGGCTGGATGCGATTTGGCACGGAAAATGGGCCACGGATATAAAAGCGATGGGCAAGCCGCTGGAGAAAGCTTTTAAGCCTCTCCTTGACTTTATTTCGCACGAAATGCAAAGGAATGCTGCTCATGTCAGGTTTTGA
- a CDS encoding GNAT family N-acetyltransferase, whose protein sequence is MLKQLYVIHDGVPTEAIIRSYTSEDFQGLIAVQSECFPPPYPEELWWSVEQLNEHISRFPEGALCCEIGGKVIGSMTGLIVDMNQYHGSHSWEQITDGGYIRNHNPEGDTLYVADICVIPAYRKAGIGKWLLQSMYETVVHLRLKRLLGAGRMPGYHKFAAEETPEQYLDKVMKGIYKDPVITFLLRCGRTPVGIASDYLDDEESCNYAALMEWRNPFL, encoded by the coding sequence ATGCTTAAGCAATTATACGTTATTCATGACGGTGTTCCAACAGAAGCTATTATACGTTCGTATACGAGTGAAGACTTTCAAGGCTTGATTGCGGTGCAAAGCGAATGCTTCCCGCCTCCGTATCCGGAGGAGCTGTGGTGGAGCGTGGAGCAGCTGAATGAACATATTAGCCGTTTCCCTGAAGGCGCGTTATGCTGCGAAATCGGCGGCAAAGTAATCGGATCCATGACAGGGCTTATCGTGGATATGAATCAATATCATGGATCGCACAGCTGGGAGCAAATTACGGACGGCGGTTATATCCGCAACCACAATCCCGAAGGGGATACGTTATACGTTGCGGACATTTGCGTTATTCCCGCCTACCGCAAAGCGGGCATCGGCAAATGGCTGCTGCAGTCCATGTACGAAACCGTTGTTCATCTGCGGCTAAAGCGCCTGCTTGGAGCCGGCAGAATGCCGGGCTACCACAAGTTCGCAGCGGAAGAGACTCCGGAGCAATACCTGGATAAAGTGATGAAGGGGATCTACAAGGATCCGGTCATTACGTTCCTTCTGCGCTGCGGCCGCACACCGGTCGGAATTGCGTCAGACTATCTGGACGATGAAGAGTCCTGCAATTACGCGGCTTTGATGGAATGGCGCAATCCTTTTCTTTAG
- a CDS encoding MBL fold metallo-hydrolase, producing MITITFRGTGDAMGVPRVYCDCEVCSEARTGGANRRYRALVQLDSPDFGTMMIDCGPDWGKQMESAGLRFVNRILVTHAHFDHIGGLPEWADACRWLGVKGEAYAPSEVIAEILQRFPWLGRNIAFVPIDQPCTFGNWEVLAWKVNHGKNGYAYAFRFDQKNSGTSWAYCSDSIGLTGEQQKPLFGLDLLVLGTSFYKENFRYETRSVYDVTEALELLPVWGPKKTLFTHMSHDIDLRKTYPMPSYAEFALTGMEVSVGK from the coding sequence ATGATCACCATTACGTTCCGGGGAACGGGGGATGCGATGGGGGTGCCCCGCGTGTACTGCGACTGCGAGGTATGCAGCGAGGCACGAACAGGCGGCGCCAACCGCCGGTACCGCGCCCTTGTCCAGCTTGATTCCCCAGACTTTGGTACAATGATGATCGACTGCGGACCGGATTGGGGCAAACAAATGGAATCTGCGGGGCTGCGGTTCGTGAACCGCATTCTTGTCACGCATGCCCATTTCGACCATATCGGCGGATTGCCGGAATGGGCAGATGCCTGCCGGTGGTTGGGCGTAAAAGGGGAAGCGTACGCTCCTTCCGAAGTAATCGCCGAGATCCTGCAGCGTTTTCCTTGGCTGGGGCGGAATATCGCTTTTGTCCCGATTGATCAGCCCTGCACCTTTGGGAATTGGGAGGTATTAGCCTGGAAAGTGAATCACGGGAAGAACGGATACGCATACGCGTTTCGGTTTGACCAGAAGAATTCGGGAACGTCATGGGCATACTGCTCCGATTCCATCGGACTTACGGGCGAGCAGCAGAAGCCGTTGTTCGGGCTTGACCTGCTGGTGCTTGGCACAAGCTTTTACAAGGAGAACTTCCGTTACGAAACAAGATCCGTCTATGATGTGACGGAGGCGCTTGAGCTCCTTCCCGTATGGGGACCAAAGAAGACTTTGTTTACTCATATGTCGCATGATATTGATCTGAGAAAAACGTACCCTATGCCCTCCTATGCGGAGTTTGCGTTAACCGGTATGGAAGTTTCTGTA
- a CDS encoding carbon-nitrogen hydrolase family protein → MKYRVASVQYKLEDIGSFEDFAAQVTHYVRNASEYGTEIILFPEFLTTQLLSIGDGTGKALPIDRLPEFTEQYESLFRSLAAEYNMHIVGGTHVVDAGNGKRQNTAHLFHPGGKIDRQAKIHLTPTEVSEWNMSPGDGLQVIETPFGTIAMLTCYDIEFPEIVRMARAKGADVIFCPSCTDDRHGFYRVRYCCHARAVENQVYIVTTGTVGALRKVDFMRANYGQAAVITPNDIPFPPAGILSEGVINDDMLIVADLDLKLLEDVRAAGSVTTWRDRRTDLYTDWA, encoded by the coding sequence TTGAAATACCGGGTTGCCTCTGTGCAATATAAGCTTGAAGATATTGGATCGTTCGAAGATTTTGCCGCTCAGGTAACGCATTACGTTCGTAATGCGTCCGAGTACGGAACCGAGATTATTTTGTTCCCGGAGTTTCTTACCACTCAGCTGTTATCGATTGGCGACGGCACGGGCAAAGCCTTGCCGATCGACCGTCTGCCTGAATTTACGGAGCAGTATGAAAGCCTGTTCCGTTCTCTTGCTGCCGAATATAACATGCATATCGTTGGCGGGACGCATGTGGTTGATGCCGGTAACGGCAAGCGTCAGAATACGGCTCATTTATTCCATCCGGGCGGGAAGATTGATCGTCAGGCGAAAATCCACCTTACGCCTACCGAGGTCAGCGAATGGAATATGTCGCCGGGCGACGGTCTGCAGGTTATCGAGACGCCGTTTGGCACAATCGCCATGCTGACCTGCTACGATATCGAATTTCCAGAGATCGTCCGGATGGCGCGCGCTAAAGGCGCGGACGTTATTTTCTGCCCATCCTGCACGGATGACCGCCATGGCTTCTACCGAGTCCGGTACTGCTGCCATGCAAGAGCGGTGGAGAATCAGGTGTACATTGTAACGACCGGTACGGTAGGGGCCTTGCGCAAGGTTGACTTTATGCGTGCGAACTACGGTCAGGCTGCCGTGATCACGCCTAACGATATTCCGTTCCCGCCTGCAGGGATTTTGAGTGAAGGCGTCATTAACGATGACATGCTGATCGTAGCGGATCTTGACCTGAAGCTGCTGGAGGATGTCCGTGCTGCCGGCTCTGTAACGACCTGGAGAGACCGCCGTACAGACTTGTATACGGACTGGGCATAA
- a CDS encoding SAM-dependent methyltransferase, producing the protein MSRWIGTANQGYSPYAIEELRRLLDGVKVTQLAAGETFLFDSELSAEDVTAAVASDKPIFLRHLQPVDRTVEIKGNADDLQELSETIRRSRLLFEDKQVAIHVRRSNKTAFPYSASDTKAVLDAVLEELDAEPVVQHPDIIIAIYAAASELFIGFGKPEDMLSDWPGGAIRFQREEGQISRAKFKLLEAEREFGLDYSMFRSAVDIGAAPGGWTSLLLERGLRVTAIDPGDMHPSLAGHPALTYLKRNASEVKFKPGSFDLLVCDMSWSPMQMCRLVLDLEETLAPHASAIITIKLMHKKPLQTIREVKERFSTAFIIKRAKQLFHNREEITLYLEKKQ; encoded by the coding sequence GTGAGCCGATGGATTGGTACGGCTAATCAGGGGTATTCTCCCTATGCAATTGAAGAGCTTCGGCGGCTGTTAGACGGCGTTAAAGTAACGCAGCTTGCCGCCGGAGAAACTTTTTTATTCGACAGCGAGCTTTCTGCGGAAGACGTTACCGCTGCTGTTGCGTCGGACAAGCCGATTTTCCTGCGACATTTGCAGCCTGTTGACCGTACGGTAGAGATCAAAGGCAATGCGGATGATCTGCAGGAGCTGTCGGAGACGATAAGACGTTCGCGTCTGCTGTTTGAGGACAAGCAGGTGGCTATCCATGTCCGCCGCTCGAACAAGACGGCCTTCCCGTATTCCGCTTCGGACACAAAGGCAGTGCTGGATGCGGTATTGGAGGAGCTGGATGCGGAACCCGTCGTCCAGCATCCGGATATTATCATTGCCATTTATGCCGCGGCAAGCGAGCTGTTTATCGGCTTTGGCAAGCCGGAGGACATGCTGTCCGATTGGCCTGGCGGAGCGATACGATTCCAACGGGAGGAAGGGCAAATCTCGCGCGCCAAATTCAAGCTTCTTGAAGCGGAGCGGGAGTTTGGGTTGGATTATTCCATGTTCCGTAGTGCCGTGGACATTGGAGCGGCTCCTGGCGGCTGGACATCCCTGCTGCTTGAACGGGGTCTGCGGGTAACGGCGATTGATCCGGGAGACATGCACCCGTCGCTGGCAGGTCATCCTGCATTGACGTACCTGAAACGGAATGCATCGGAGGTCAAGTTCAAGCCGGGTTCCTTTGATCTGCTTGTATGCGATATGAGCTGGAGCCCCATGCAGATGTGCCGTCTGGTGCTTGATTTGGAAGAGACGCTGGCACCGCATGCCTCGGCTATTATTACGATAAAGCTGATGCACAAAAAGCCTCTTCAGACCATTCGCGAGGTCAAGGAACGTTTTTCAACCGCATTTATCATTAAACGCGCCAAGCAGTTATTCCATAACCGCGAGGAGATTACGTTATACCTGGAAAAGAAGCAGTAG
- a CDS encoding GNAT family N-acetyltransferase, which translates to MSLIYHRITSINDPYFASLHALLKRIFPPEEVLAYELWKEPLEDPSIHVYVAVDNGEVVGSTEYRYYPDLRVAMTDFTIIGVANKGIGRFLMRGRENDLARLARESGTAPIGMFAEIYNPYESGEHEFGGVTPMNPFVRREVLSHIGYKMINFPYVHPSWEHNGEAVEGLNLCFLPADEDLAAIPAALVVQFLEIYYSALPNKPQQWIDMVEGLRGRDQLELLPI; encoded by the coding sequence ATGTCATTAATTTACCACCGCATTACTTCCATCAACGATCCTTACTTCGCATCGCTTCATGCGCTGCTCAAACGCATTTTCCCGCCCGAAGAGGTATTGGCTTACGAGCTATGGAAAGAGCCTCTTGAAGATCCAAGCATTCATGTCTATGTTGCGGTAGACAATGGCGAAGTTGTTGGATCGACCGAATATCGCTATTATCCCGATCTTCGCGTTGCGATGACCGACTTTACGATTATCGGCGTGGCGAACAAGGGGATTGGCCGTTTCCTGATGCGTGGCCGTGAGAATGACCTGGCAAGACTGGCACGCGAATCCGGTACGGCGCCAATAGGCATGTTTGCCGAAATCTACAACCCGTACGAGAGCGGCGAGCATGAATTCGGCGGTGTAACGCCGATGAATCCGTTCGTACGCCGCGAAGTTTTGTCCCATATCGGCTATAAAATGATTAACTTTCCTTACGTTCACCCATCTTGGGAACATAACGGAGAAGCGGTTGAAGGACTTAACCTATGCTTCCTGCCGGCGGACGAAGACTTAGCTGCAATTCCTGCAGCCCTAGTTGTCCAATTCCTCGAGATTTACTACTCGGCATTGCCTAACAAGCCGCAGCAATGGATCGATATGGTGGAAGGGCTTCGCGGACGCGATCAACTCGAGCTGCTGCCGATATGA
- a CDS encoding response regulator transcription factor produces the protein MNERVLVVEDEAGISRILQLELEHEGYTVGTAADGRTGYEMASTGEWELVLLDVMLPELNGIEVLRRLRQAGNPVPVILLTARDTVPDKVSGFEHGANDYITKPFAMEELLARVRNILRIFQQYPKESEGSDLIKVGDLTIELRTRKVYRKEIVIELTPREFELLVYLVENKNEEKSREDILSEVWGYDFIGETNLVDVYIRYLRQKLDKGYRHKLIHTVRGVGYMIKEPDA, from the coding sequence ATGAATGAACGAGTTCTGGTCGTTGAAGATGAGGCGGGTATTTCCCGCATTTTACAGCTTGAATTAGAGCATGAAGGATATACGGTCGGTACAGCAGCCGACGGACGGACAGGTTATGAAATGGCCTCGACAGGCGAATGGGAGCTGGTATTGCTCGATGTGATGCTTCCCGAATTAAACGGCATTGAAGTGCTTCGCCGTCTGCGGCAGGCCGGCAACCCGGTTCCCGTTATTTTGCTGACGGCAAGAGATACGGTACCGGATAAGGTCAGCGGTTTTGAACACGGCGCTAATGACTATATTACAAAGCCGTTTGCGATGGAAGAGCTGCTTGCCCGCGTCCGCAATATTTTGCGTATCTTCCAGCAGTACCCGAAAGAATCCGAAGGATCCGACCTGATTAAGGTTGGAGATTTAACGATCGAGCTGCGTACCCGCAAGGTATACCGCAAGGAAATCGTTATTGAGCTAACGCCTCGCGAATTCGAGCTTCTTGTCTATCTGGTCGAGAACAAAAACGAAGAGAAATCGCGGGAAGACATTTTATCGGAAGTATGGGGTTATGACTTTATCGGGGAAACAAACTTGGTGGACGTCTATATCCGGTACTTGCGCCAAAAGCTGGATAAGGGCTACCGTCATAAGCTGATTCATACCGTAAGGGGCGTCGGCTATATGATAAAGGAGCCTGACGCATGA
- a CDS encoding cyclic-phosphate processing receiver domain-containing protein yields MIHVYLDDYRPCPKGFVLARNAEECKLLIDSESIDILSLDYDLGWNEPTGYEVVRHLVESARYPKKVYLHTSSTAGRMHMYHMLSSHAPIEMKIMNGPMPDSLLDEIAAGS; encoded by the coding sequence ATGATACATGTATATCTGGATGACTATCGTCCTTGTCCGAAAGGTTTCGTGCTCGCTCGGAATGCGGAGGAATGCAAGCTTCTGATTGATTCCGAATCCATAGATATCTTGTCGCTGGACTATGATCTGGGCTGGAATGAGCCGACGGGTTACGAGGTTGTCCGTCATTTGGTGGAATCTGCCCGTTATCCGAAAAAAGTCTATTTGCATACCTCCAGCACTGCGGGAAGAATGCACATGTATCATATGCTGTCGTCCCATGCGCCGATTGAAATGAAAATAATGAACGGGCCAATGCCGGACTCGCTGCTTGACGAAATTGCGGCTGGCAGCTGA
- a CDS encoding HAMP domain-containing sensor histidine kinase, with amino-acid sequence MTLRKRFTLFTIFWLIFILILFNIFVYFYVIKITTESEERVIGNKVNLMLENPKIQDGKGIYDADLLSEYYNVNEMIRIIRPDNKIVNITGSDPVLLNLPASFQGHHDTGMIKKGSERIMYMRVPIYDGPNVVAMLEINRVLNELDDYLQILVAALSVTSAGAILFAIFGTYWFTSRLTSPMQQMINTMREIDRSGKLRKIEPSSHEESAELQQLVRAFNQMIDRLDRTFARQKQFVADASHELKTPLTVISSYAGMLKRWGRDDASVRDEAIEAIDKEASRLQTLTKSMLMLAEAEQEDWLNQEMFDVVLVVEELAVMLQTTFQRPIRVKALSRSVRMYGDKDKIQQLLVILLDNAIKYSKDPIDVSVSVAKNIVKIEVKDKGIGIPENEIPHMFERFYRVDGARSRATGGAGLGLSIAKRIVDLHEGKIDVFSLPDLGTTITLQFKQRK; translated from the coding sequence ATGACGCTTCGCAAACGATTCACGCTTTTTACGATTTTCTGGCTCATTTTTATTCTAATTCTCTTTAATATCTTTGTTTATTTCTACGTTATCAAGATTACGACGGAAAGCGAAGAGCGCGTGATCGGGAATAAAGTGAATCTGATGCTGGAAAATCCGAAGATACAGGACGGCAAAGGGATCTATGATGCCGATCTGCTAAGCGAATATTACAATGTCAATGAAATGATACGAATTATTAGGCCGGATAACAAAATCGTCAATATTACCGGATCAGATCCCGTACTTCTCAATCTTCCGGCGTCTTTCCAGGGCCATCATGATACCGGGATGATCAAAAAAGGCAGCGAGCGCATCATGTACATGCGTGTGCCAATCTATGACGGACCTAACGTGGTTGCCATGCTGGAAATCAATCGCGTGTTGAATGAACTGGACGATTACTTGCAAATTCTGGTTGCCGCTTTATCGGTAACCAGCGCGGGAGCCATTCTGTTCGCCATCTTCGGGACATATTGGTTCACCTCGCGGCTTACTTCGCCGATGCAGCAGATGATTAATACGATGCGCGAGATCGACAGAAGCGGTAAGCTGCGAAAAATCGAGCCTTCCAGTCATGAGGAGTCGGCAGAGCTCCAGCAGCTGGTCCGTGCTTTTAACCAGATGATCGACCGGCTTGACCGGACGTTCGCGCGGCAAAAGCAGTTTGTTGCCGATGCCTCCCACGAGTTGAAAACCCCACTTACGGTTATTAGCAGCTACGCGGGCATGTTAAAACGTTGGGGACGCGACGATGCAAGCGTTCGCGACGAGGCTATTGAAGCCATTGATAAAGAAGCAAGCAGACTGCAAACCTTGACGAAGTCGATGCTGATGCTGGCGGAAGCCGAGCAGGAAGATTGGCTGAATCAAGAGATGTTCGACGTGGTGCTGGTCGTCGAGGAACTGGCGGTTATGCTCCAGACAACCTTCCAGCGTCCGATAAGAGTGAAGGCATTGTCGCGGTCTGTCCGAATGTATGGGGATAAGGACAAAATCCAGCAGCTGCTTGTCATCTTGCTGGACAATGCGATTAAATACAGTAAAGATCCGATCGATGTCTCCGTCAGCGTGGCGAAAAATATCGTGAAGATTGAAGTGAAGGACAAAGGGATCGGCATTCCGGAAAACGAAATTCCGCATATGTTCGAGCGTTTCTACCGTGTAGACGGGGCAAGAAGCCGCGCGACCGGCGGAGCGGGACTTGGCCTGTCGATTGCCAAGCGTATTGTGGATCTGCACGAAGGCAAGATTGATGTATTCAGCTTGCCTGATCTGGGGACAACCATTACGCTGCAATTCAAACAAAGAAAGTAA